GCGGTCCAGCCCGGATGGCGCACCTTCGGCACGAACCAGGCCAGCACCCCGATCAGGGCCGCGATGGCAATGATGGCCAGCCCGATGGTGAATCCCTCGCCCATGCTGAAGGCGGCTCCAGAATTGCGCAGCAACTGGAGGGTGACCAACCCGCCGAGCAGGGGAATCGGATGGGCAGGATCCAGCACCACCAGCATCACCGCCTTGGTGACCTGATCGACGACCAGCCCCAGAGCCCCGATCCCGAGAACCCACGACCACACCGCGACCGGCGACATGCCGGTCTTCTCACTGCTGGTTATCTGCGTTCCTCCCGCTGCTTGCAGGCCACACACATCGTGGCCCGCGGGAAGACCTGAAGGCGGTCCTTCCCGATCGGCTGCCCGCAGGACTCGCAGGAGCCGTAGTTGCCGGCCTCGAACATCCGGTAGGCCTGCTGCGCCTGATCGAGCATGTCGCGGGCGTTCTGGGCCAGCGACATCTCTTGATCGCGCTCGAAGTTCGAGGAGCCGACATCGGCCGGATCACGTCCGGCACCGTCGGTGCCCTCCTCGAAAAGATCGGCCAAACCCGCCTCGGCCACCTCGATCGCCCGCTCCATCCGAGCGATGTCGGCAAGCAACTCCTGGCGGATCTCTTCGACCTCGTCCTCGGTCCAGGGATCCTCGCCCTCAGCGATCGGGAACGAGGCGGCCTTGGCCCGAACGGTGGGCTTCACACGGTTAGCCGACGGCATGGACTCGCACCTCCTGCTGTTGTCTGAGCAGGGAGAGTACCACCCGTTTCGGTCAGTTGCTCTCGTTGAGCAGGGCGTCCAGGCGCGGCGTGGCGGAACCCGGTCCGGGCTCGGTCAGGATCTCGGGCACA
The nucleotide sequence above comes from Propionicimonas paludicola. Encoded proteins:
- a CDS encoding signal peptidase II — encoded protein: MSPVAVWSWVLGIGALGLVVDQVTKAVMLVVLDPAHPIPLLGGLVTLQLLRNSGAAFSMGEGFTIGLAIIAIAALIGVLAWFVPKVRHPGWTAAMGLLVAGISGNLADRLFRDPGPFQGHVIDFIQLPYFAVFNVADMCITAAAVVVIWLTLITKVGFDGVPFADAAPEAGADAGPTDE
- a CDS encoding TraR/DksA family transcriptional regulator, which encodes MPSANRVKPTVRAKAASFPIAEGEDPWTEDEVEEIRQELLADIARMERAIEVAEAGLADLFEEGTDGAGRDPADVGSSNFERDQEMSLAQNARDMLDQAQQAYRMFEAGNYGSCESCGQPIGKDRLQVFPRATMCVACKQREERR